GTCGCCTTGTGTTCGTTGCTCAGCTCCTCGAACTTGGCGCGCGCGATGATCGCCCACAGAAGCGTCTGCACGTCGTGCTGGTGGATCTCCGGGTGGTTCACCGAGTTGCGCAGGATGGACTTGACCGCGTCCTCGGCGGGGCCGGCGGTGGGCGCGTAGATGTAGCCGTCGCCGCCGCCGGGGCCGTGCGTGCCGGCCTTGAGGCAGTAGCTCTGCGTCTCCATCTCGTAGTACCCGGGCCGCAGCACGAAGCCGCCGCTGGGGGTGCGCTGGAGCTGGAGCATGGAGCGCTTGGCGTCGCGCGGGGTGAAGTTGTCGAGCGAGTCGACGGCCCAGCGCGCGTCCGGAAGGCTGGTGGTGATCGGCGGATCGCCGCGCAGCACCGCGTCCACGTTCATGCGGCCCGCGGCGCGCCCCAGCGTGCGGCCGAGCCCGCCGATCTGCGCGCTCGCCGCGTCGGTGGCGGCCACCGTCAGCGCCAGCGCGAGCGCGGCCGGGCCGATGCGTCGAAGGATGGAAAGTGTCATTGGGTGCGACCTCGTGCGGATGTTTGGGGGGAGGGAGTCCGGCCATCGGGGCTCCCCGCCCGGAATATTAAAATGAAGTTGGGCGAAGGAACAGGTTTTTGTTACCGGTCAGATGACCCATGCCGGGCGCAGCCGCGCGGCCAGGAGCGGCGGGTCGGCGTAGCTGTCCAGCCCCAGCCGCAGCGCGAACGCGGGGAGCGCCGCCGCGTCGCGCAGCAGGGCGAGCACCGACGGGGCGCTTCCCCGGTCCGCGAGCAGCCACGGCGACTGGCGGAGGAGCGCGGCCAGCGCGTCGGCGGCGGGGCAGGGCGCGACTTCGGTCGGCCGCCCCGGCTCCACGCGCGGAAAGAGGAGCCCGGCGAGGGGCGCGGCGTCTGTCCACTGCCCCGGCCAGCGCGCTCGCGGGTCGATCGCGCCGCGGCGGCCCACGGGAGCGCCCGCTTCCCATCCCTCGTCCATGTGGAAGTGGCGCGGCCATCCTTCCACCTCGATCCCGCCGCCGGCGCGGGCCAGCACCACGTTGTCGTCGGACACGTAGCCCCATCCGCAGCGGAGGAGGTTGGCGACGGTGGTGCTCTTGCCGGCGTGCGTGTCCCCCACCAGCAGCCACGCGCCGCCATCGGGCGCGACCACGCCGGCCGCGTGCGCCAGCGTGCGCCCCATGCGGTTCAGCAGCAGGGCGCAGGCGAGCGAGGCCATCGAGTACAGTTCCCAGCGCGTGGCGTCATCGTTCGCGCCGGTCGGTGCGCGCAGCTCGGCCGTGCCCGCCTGCAGATCGACATCTCCCGAGCAGCGTGCGGCGTTCCCCGCGAGCACCGCGTTGTCGCCCTCCACCCACACGTCCGCCGTCCCCAGGCGCAGCGATGGACGTGCGGTGGGCGGCGCAACGGGATCGCCGCGGACGACGCGGAGCACGGCGCCGTGCGGGTCGGGCGTGCGCTCGGGGTAGGGGAGGAGCGGGAGCCAGCGGTCCAGCAGGGGGATGAGATCGGGGCCGGCCTCCACGCGGAGGGCGCCGTCGCGCAGGAGGACGTGCGTCACGCGCGGCCGGCCAGGGGACGCAGGGCGGCGGCGGCGGGATCGGCATCCGCGTCGGCCTGGGCGCCGCGGACCACCCAGGCGTGGGCGATCACCTCCGCCCCCTCCGTGCCGACGCCGATGCGGAGGCGCGCGTCCACTCCGTGGGCGCGGAGCACCAGGCACTCGGCGACGCTTCGATAGAGGCAGGTGTTCCGCCAGCGGCCGCCCGGCACGCGCGCCAGCACGCGCAGCGCTCCGCGCGTCGCACGGACGGCACCGCGCGGCGGCTCGGCACCGGCGTGCGCGTGGGGGGCGGGCTCCAGCAGCGTGCGCCAGCGCCCGTCGCTCAGCCACCCCGCCGTACGCAGCGCGGCGCGGACGCCGGCGATCGGCCCCCACCCCTCCACCGCACGGGGGGGAGGAAGGGCGCGCTCCGTCATCCCGGGACGACGAGGCCGCGGGCGGCGAGCTCGCCCAGGAGGCGGTCCAGCTCGGCGGCGGCGGTGGGGCGGTCCACTTCGAACTCCGCGAGCAGGCTGTCCAGGAGCTGCTCGCGCTCCAGGCCGCGCTCCATCCCCTTCCACAGCAGCGCGGCGGTGGCGTTGAGGCGGAAGTAGTTCTTGGTGTCCATGTGCAGGAGGACGGCCTCGCCCTCCAGGTGCGCCGTCAGCACCTCGTCGGGGACGGCGTAGCGGGTCGTGGTGTCCATCGAAAGCTGGGTCAGGGGATTCCGGCGGGGTTGCGCGCGCTCCCCGCTCCGGTGGGGATGGCGTAGCTCGTGGCCGGGGCGGCGGGATCGATCCAGCGCAGCTGCCCACCCGCCGCGGCGAACTCGGTGTAGACCAGGCGTCCGTCCGCGGTCCAGGCCGGCTGCCCCGCGGACAGGGTACCGGAGGTAAGCTGCGTGATTGCACCGTTTGACAGCACCATCAGGTAGATGCGCGTCACGCCGCCGCCCGCACGGTCCGACGTGAAGGCGAGGAAGCGGCCATCGGGGCTGAACGCCGGCTCGAGCTCCAGTGTGCTGCCGCCCGCCAGGAGCACGGGTGTGCCGGCCGGGACGAGCGTGAACACGTCCGGGCTTCCCCGTTCGGTCGAGGTGAAGGCGAGCCTGCTCCCGTCCGGCGCCCACGACGGCGAGGCGTCCAGCGCGAAGCCCGCGCCGAACGTGGGTGCGGCCGGGGCGGCCCCGGTGCCGTCGCTCGCCGCGAGCCAGAGCCGGGGGAGGCCGCTGGCGCTGCTGATGTACGCGATGCGCTGCCCGTCGCGAGACAGGGCGGGCATCGTCTCGCCGGCGCTCGTGCGGGTTAGGCGCGTGGCCTCGCCCCCGCTCAGCGCGATGCTGTAGAGCTCCAAGTTGCTGTCCAACCGCAGGCTGGAGAAGACGATGCGCCCGGCCGCCAC
The Longimicrobium sp. genome window above contains:
- a CDS encoding PqqD family protein; its protein translation is MDTTTRYAVPDEVLTAHLEGEAVLLHMDTKNYFRLNATAALLWKGMERGLEREQLLDSLLAEFEVDRPTAAAELDRLLGELAARGLVVPG
- a CDS encoding lasso peptide biosynthesis B2 protein, which produces MTERALPPPRAVEGWGPIAGVRAALRTAGWLSDGRWRTLLEPAPHAHAGAEPPRGAVRATRGALRVLARVPGGRWRNTCLYRSVAECLVLRAHGVDARLRIGVGTEGAEVIAHAWVVRGAQADADADPAAAALRPLAGRA